In a genomic window of Polycladomyces abyssicola:
- a CDS encoding cysteine desulfurase family protein, whose amino-acid sequence MAYLDNSATTRTDNQVVRVMVDVMNNIYGNPASLHGLGAKAERLVTQAREATARTLGVSPGEIVFTSGGTEGNNTAIKGVAFQYRDRGRHLITTQVEHPSVYGVCKQLEEWGWRVTYLPVDAHGRVRPADVEKAVTDETVLVTVMHVNNEVGTIQPIAEIGALLKRHPKVLFHVDAVQAFGKVDVRPKEWGVDLMTLSGHKFHGPKGVGCLYVREGVSLAPLLTGGGQEGGLRSGTHNVPGIAGFAKAALLAKERQPEAVRRWARWKASLIEQVMSRVEGARVNGDPSPEGSAPHIVSFSFPGLRSEVIVHALEEENVFVSSKSACSSKGEKPSRILLAMGLDPAAAVGSIRISMGYHTTEEEVERCAQALCKVVPRLQKIMT is encoded by the coding sequence ATGGCCTATTTGGACAATAGCGCCACCACCCGGACTGACAATCAAGTGGTGCGGGTGATGGTTGATGTGATGAACAACATATATGGAAATCCCGCTTCGCTTCACGGGCTGGGCGCCAAGGCAGAACGACTCGTCACCCAGGCCCGTGAAGCGACGGCACGCACTCTGGGTGTTTCCCCTGGGGAGATCGTGTTCACCTCCGGTGGAACGGAGGGGAACAATACGGCGATCAAAGGTGTGGCTTTCCAATACCGTGATCGTGGTCGCCACCTGATTACCACCCAGGTGGAGCATCCTTCCGTCTATGGTGTGTGCAAGCAATTGGAAGAGTGGGGTTGGCGTGTCACCTATTTGCCGGTGGATGCGCACGGCCGGGTGCGTCCTGCGGACGTAGAGAAGGCCGTCACCGACGAGACGGTATTGGTTACAGTCATGCACGTTAACAACGAGGTGGGAACCATTCAGCCGATCGCTGAGATCGGGGCACTGCTGAAACGCCATCCTAAAGTTTTGTTCCATGTGGATGCGGTGCAGGCGTTCGGCAAAGTTGACGTGCGGCCCAAAGAATGGGGCGTGGATCTGATGACCCTGTCCGGACACAAGTTTCACGGGCCCAAGGGTGTGGGATGCCTCTACGTCCGGGAGGGGGTGTCATTAGCACCGTTATTGACAGGCGGTGGACAGGAAGGCGGACTTCGTTCCGGGACGCACAATGTCCCCGGTATCGCCGGTTTTGCCAAAGCGGCATTGCTGGCCAAAGAGCGGCAACCGGAAGCGGTTCGCCGTTGGGCGCGTTGGAAAGCGAGCCTGATCGAACAGGTGATGAGTCGGGTGGAAGGTGCCCGGGTCAACGGCGATCCTTCTCCTGAAGGCAGTGCGCCTCATATTGTCAGTTTCTCCTTCCCGGGACTGCGCTCGGAAGTGATCGTGCACGCATTGGAAGAAGAAAACGTGTTCGTTTCCAGCAAATCAGCCTGTTCTTCCAAAGGGGAAAAACCGAGCCGCATCCTGTTGGCGATGGGGCTGGATCCGGCTGCTGCAGTTGGTTCAATCCGCATCAGCATGGGGTATCACACCACGGAAGAAGAAGTGGAACGGTGTGCACAGGCACTGTGTAAAGTGGTTCCCCGATTGCAAAAGATCATGACGTGA